One segment of Ureibacillus thermophilus DNA contains the following:
- a CDS encoding glycerol acyltransferase, which produces MTSNFYGKFFLISQWIVRKIYPAYRIQINEKVKDPVVYISHHQNLFSPFIIYLWFPKSLRTWILHVFLDRKKCFQQYVDYTFTKRFGMNPTIAKICAYPISFVIANLLKSGKGIPVYRGSKKIIKTFQLTVEALKKGESIVIYPTIDYTSTSNETKDMHEGYLFIEKYYFKETGQHVQFVPLYVSKKNRLIISDEPIAFQDNEDFSSGQKRIGEHMKNKLYELAKKCGDVE; this is translated from the coding sequence ATGACATCTAATTTTTACGGCAAGTTCTTTCTCATCTCTCAATGGATTGTTCGAAAAATATACCCGGCTTATCGCATCCAAATTAACGAAAAAGTTAAAGATCCCGTAGTTTACATTTCCCATCATCAAAATCTCTTTAGTCCATTTATTATTTACTTATGGTTTCCAAAAAGTTTGAGAACTTGGATATTGCATGTATTTCTAGACCGCAAAAAATGCTTCCAACAATATGTGGATTACACATTTACAAAGAGATTTGGCATGAATCCAACCATTGCTAAAATTTGCGCTTATCCCATTTCTTTTGTAATCGCTAACTTGTTAAAATCAGGAAAGGGTATTCCTGTATATAGAGGATCAAAAAAAATCATCAAAACCTTTCAACTGACAGTGGAAGCCTTAAAAAAAGGCGAAAGCATCGTCATTTACCCAACGATTGATTATACGAGCACATCCAATGAAACAAAGGATATGCATGAAGGATATTTGTTTATCGAAAAATATTATTTCAAGGAAACAGGACAGCATGTGCAATTTGTTCCCTTATACGTCAGCAAAAAAAATCGTCTCATTATATCCGATGAACCCATTGCTTTTCAAGACAATGAAGATTTTTCAAGCGGACAAAAGCGGATTGGAGAGCATATGAAAAACAAATTGTATGAACTTGCGAAAAAATGCGGCGATGTTGAATAA
- a CDS encoding NAD(P)H-hydrate dehydratase → MYVADQKSMQTLDRYTMEQLGLPGVVLMENAGNAVVQEIINDYPHHTRVLVISGQGNNGGDGFVIARRLIDLGYETKLCFIGKEEKLKGDALVHYQVYKNRQLPLYRYQEGEEDIFAYIQKADVIVDAMLGTGVSGGVRSPFDKIIEAVNESNKDVISVDVPSGLNSNTGEIGNIAIQAKKTITFAMPKIGFFVGDGPKVIGVWKVANISVPESIVEILQLQLPKLIDGEKAKASLPKREKHGHKGTFGHCLVIGGSKYYIGAPIYTAKAAFHSGIGLVTLAIPETIYSHAAGTCHESLFFPLSDVKGSIDSKALETIDFSKYKTVVFGPGLGRECNGDAMIRTLLEKLTTQTLIVDADGLYFLKNHLGELQHYEGDIILTPHPGEMATLTGKTVREIEANRLDVAKQFATAYGVYLLLKGHRSIIATPQGELWINPYGNDALGKGGSGDVLTGLIASFVSQQKDSVKALLSASYYHAIAAEELGKQTSNFGVTPMDIIHYIPVLFGQA, encoded by the coding sequence ATGTATGTTGCCGACCAAAAATCCATGCAAACCCTTGATCGATATACAATGGAACAACTGGGATTGCCCGGCGTTGTATTAATGGAAAATGCAGGGAATGCTGTTGTTCAAGAAATCATAAATGATTATCCTCACCATACTCGCGTGTTAGTGATCTCTGGGCAAGGAAATAACGGCGGCGATGGATTCGTCATTGCAAGACGCTTAATCGACTTAGGATATGAAACAAAGCTTTGCTTTATTGGAAAAGAAGAAAAGCTGAAAGGCGATGCTCTTGTTCATTATCAAGTGTATAAAAACCGCCAGTTGCCGCTCTACCGTTATCAAGAAGGAGAAGAAGACATTTTCGCTTATATTCAAAAAGCGGATGTGATTGTGGATGCCATGCTGGGGACAGGCGTTTCCGGCGGTGTACGTTCCCCCTTCGACAAAATTATTGAAGCGGTAAATGAGTCCAATAAAGATGTCATCAGCGTGGATGTTCCTTCTGGCCTTAACAGCAATACAGGGGAGATAGGAAATATAGCTATTCAAGCAAAGAAAACCATCACTTTTGCTATGCCAAAAATCGGATTTTTTGTTGGAGATGGACCAAAAGTAATTGGGGTATGGAAAGTTGCAAATATTTCTGTTCCCGAATCCATTGTAGAAATCCTTCAACTTCAACTGCCTAAATTGATAGATGGAGAAAAGGCTAAGGCTTCGCTGCCAAAACGAGAAAAACACGGCCATAAAGGAACTTTCGGCCACTGTTTAGTCATTGGCGGTTCCAAATATTACATCGGGGCACCCATCTATACTGCTAAGGCGGCTTTTCATTCGGGGATTGGTCTTGTCACCCTTGCCATACCTGAAACCATTTATTCGCATGCTGCTGGAACTTGCCATGAAAGTCTCTTCTTCCCACTTTCAGATGTGAAAGGGTCAATTGATAGCAAAGCCCTTGAAACCATTGACTTTTCCAAATACAAAACGGTTGTTTTTGGTCCAGGACTAGGCAGGGAATGTAATGGGGATGCAATGATTCGAACTTTGCTCGAAAAGCTTACAACCCAAACATTGATTGTAGATGCTGATGGATTGTATTTTCTAAAAAATCATTTAGGAGAATTGCAGCATTATGAAGGAGATATCATTTTAACGCCCCACCCCGGGGAAATGGCCACTTTAACCGGAAAAACTGTCCGGGAAATTGAAGCCAATCGTTTGGATGTTGCAAAACAGTTTGCAACTGCTTATGGCGTTTATTTATTGTTGAAGGGTCATCGCTCCATTATTGCAACGCCTCAAGGAGAACTATGGATTAATCCCTATGGAAATGATGCACTTGGAAAAGGTGGAAGCGGAGATGTGCTGACAGGATTGATTGCATCCTTTGTTTCCCAACAAAAAGATTCCGTTAAAGCCTTATTAAGTGCAAGCTATTATCATGCCATTGCCGCTGAGGAATTAGGGAAACAAACATCCAATTTTGGAGTCACGCCGATGGATATTATTCATTATATTCCTGTGCTTTTTGGACAAGCATAA
- a CDS encoding cytochrome P450, with the protein MENINQIPKDEGIDHSLTLLKEGYEYILNRRKNLQTDIFETRILGRKAICLGGKEAARLFYDETKFQRQDAVPNRLIETLFGKNSVQTLDGEAHQHRKKMFLNALTEEKVANFLDIAKIEWEKALDKWSKKEEIIFYEEVKTLLCKAAFKWIGYPIYEENADVFMNELGAMFESSAAIGIEHWMGRIKRNQMEKKMEQLVERIRSNKVQVHPDSILHQFVFYKDLDGRQLDAETAAVEIINIVQPVVAISIYINFLVMALAHFPHERVKLKQHPDYAHFFIQEVRRFYPFLPFVAARAKSSFTWNGYAIQEGTLVLLDIYGTNHDPNLWNNPDEFQPERFAKWKDDRFSLIPQGGGNVKTTHRCPGEQLTIEMMNLALAYLLNKMDYEVPEQDLYITKDDIPSIPKSKVILRNVKRQKESIH; encoded by the coding sequence ATGGAAAACATCAATCAAATTCCAAAGGATGAAGGAATCGACCATAGTTTAACTCTGTTAAAAGAAGGTTATGAATATATTTTAAATCGAAGGAAAAATTTACAAACGGATATTTTCGAAACAAGGATTTTGGGTAGAAAAGCCATTTGTTTAGGAGGAAAAGAGGCAGCCCGATTATTTTATGATGAAACAAAATTTCAACGACAAGATGCGGTGCCAAACCGATTGATTGAAACATTGTTTGGAAAAAATAGTGTTCAGACCCTTGATGGAGAAGCCCATCAACATCGAAAGAAAATGTTTTTAAATGCCTTGACGGAAGAAAAGGTAGCTAATTTCTTAGATATTGCAAAAATTGAATGGGAAAAGGCGTTGGATAAATGGTCCAAAAAAGAGGAAATTATTTTTTATGAAGAAGTCAAAACGCTGTTGTGCAAAGCAGCTTTTAAATGGATTGGATACCCTATTTATGAAGAAAATGCAGATGTCTTTATGAATGAATTGGGAGCGATGTTTGAATCTTCGGCTGCTATTGGAATAGAGCATTGGATGGGGAGAATTAAAAGAAATCAAATGGAGAAAAAGATGGAGCAATTAGTAGAACGAATCCGCTCCAATAAAGTTCAAGTCCACCCCGATTCCATCTTGCACCAATTCGTCTTTTATAAAGACCTCGACGGAAGGCAGTTGGATGCTGAAACGGCTGCCGTTGAAATCATTAATATAGTGCAGCCTGTAGTGGCTATTTCCATCTATATTAATTTTCTTGTCATGGCATTGGCCCATTTCCCTCATGAAAGAGTAAAATTGAAACAGCATCCGGATTATGCGCATTTCTTTATTCAAGAAGTGAGACGTTTTTATCCTTTTCTCCCATTTGTTGCGGCAAGGGCAAAAAGCAGTTTCACTTGGAATGGATACGCCATTCAAGAAGGAACATTGGTGTTATTAGACATCTATGGAACGAATCATGATCCGAATCTATGGAATAATCCCGATGAATTTCAACCGGAACGTTTTGCCAAATGGAAAGATGATCGTTTCAGTTTGATTCCGCAGGGAGGGGGAAATGTCAAAACAACCCACCGTTGTCCAGGCGAGCAGCTAACTATTGAAATGATGAATTTAGCTTTGGCCTATTTGTTAAATAAAATGGATTATGAAGTGCCGGAACAGGATTTGTATATAACAAAGGATGACATTCCAAGCATTCCAAAAAGCAAAGTCATTTTGAGAAATGTCAAAAGACAAAAGGAAAGCATTCATTAA
- a CDS encoding RsfA family transcriptional regulator: MAKLRQDAWLKENDELLAEAVLRHVKEGSTQLNAFEEAGDKLNRTPAACGFRWNAVVRKRYEKELEEAKRIRKERMKLLGMNGRRRSPGVYLLPNSNEESKPISLSDMNLDIVIAYLLRLQSQGGTDTEATKWRQIANSATEKIKELEKEVEKWRAENKQIREDYEQFVQIMNRARRLVALEDEEPRIAPVFKMEKNGNLVADYSHIQSQQQQSSIENVDVPN, encoded by the coding sequence ATGGCAAAATTAAGACAAGATGCATGGTTAAAAGAAAATGATGAACTGCTTGCAGAAGCGGTTTTAAGACACGTCAAAGAAGGAAGCACTCAGCTGAATGCCTTTGAAGAAGCGGGAGACAAATTAAATCGAACTCCGGCAGCTTGCGGTTTTCGCTGGAATGCAGTTGTCCGCAAACGCTATGAAAAAGAATTAGAAGAAGCAAAAAGAATCCGCAAAGAGCGCATGAAATTATTAGGAATGAACGGCAGAAGACGTTCTCCAGGCGTTTATTTGCTTCCTAACTCAAACGAAGAATCAAAGCCTATTTCCTTATCTGATATGAATTTAGATATTGTTATTGCTTATTTATTGCGTTTGCAATCTCAAGGCGGCACTGACACCGAAGCCACAAAATGGCGCCAAATTGCCAACTCTGCTACTGAAAAAATAAAAGAATTAGAAAAAGAAGTGGAAAAATGGCGCGCTGAAAATAAACAAATCCGCGAAGACTATGAGCAATTTGTTCAAATTATGAACCGCGCTCGCAGGCTAGTTGCATTGGAAGATGAAGAACCACGCATTGCACCAGTATTTAAAATGGAGAAAAACGGCAATTTAGTTGCTGATTACTCACACATCCAATCCCAGCAGCAACAATCTAGCATAGAAAACGTAGATGTGCCGAATTAA
- a CDS encoding YunC family protein — protein MLLVSIEPIELEGHMFTAVIVHLPKTTLLTISNEIGYIMCGALDVQLLNTRLADRKIIAGRAVGVKTIEDLLKAPLESVTTEAEKLGIVKGMTGEEALLKMI, from the coding sequence ATGTTATTGGTTTCCATTGAACCAATTGAACTGGAAGGACATATGTTTACAGCCGTCATTGTGCATTTACCTAAAACGACTTTATTAACGATTTCAAATGAAATTGGCTATATCATGTGTGGTGCGCTGGATGTTCAATTATTAAACACTCGGCTTGCGGACAGAAAGATTATTGCAGGCCGCGCTGTTGGTGTAAAAACCATTGAAGATTTATTAAAAGCTCCTCTAGAATCGGTCACAACAGAAGCAGAAAAATTGGGGATCGTCAAAGGAATGACGGGCGAAGAAGCATTATTAAAAATGATTTAG
- a CDS encoding glycosyltransferase family 2 protein: MNKVCIIIPALNPTRELINYIYHLLKYGVSQIVVVNDGSLESCNPIFHQIQSIQNCTVLTHERNKGKGRALKTAFEYVLKQQNVHGVVTADADGQHSVADVIHLAKNLNDIQDAILLGVRDFDQNHVPARSYLGNKITSFLFHVFFKIKLQDTQTGLRGIPITLLPSLLSLEGERYEYEMNMLIAAVKRKIPIKQIPIQTIYIHKNKSSYYHPIKDSLKIFSMIVSGSVTKQKTE, translated from the coding sequence ATGAACAAAGTCTGCATTATCATTCCTGCCTTGAATCCAACACGTGAATTAATCAACTATATATACCATTTATTGAAATACGGTGTTTCACAAATTGTCGTGGTCAATGATGGAAGCTTGGAGAGCTGCAATCCGATTTTTCATCAAATTCAATCGATTCAAAATTGCACGGTGCTCACCCACGAAAGAAATAAAGGAAAGGGGAGAGCATTAAAAACAGCTTTTGAATACGTTTTGAAGCAACAAAATGTGCATGGAGTGGTAACTGCTGACGCCGATGGTCAACATTCCGTTGCCGACGTCATTCACTTGGCAAAAAACCTAAATGATATTCAAGACGCCATTCTCCTTGGCGTACGGGATTTTGACCAAAATCACGTCCCAGCAAGAAGTTACTTAGGCAATAAAATAACAAGTTTTTTATTTCATGTATTCTTTAAAATCAAACTTCAAGATACACAAACAGGTCTTAGAGGCATTCCAATCACCCTTCTCCCTTCCCTGCTTTCTTTAGAAGGGGAACGATATGAATATGAAATGAATATGCTGATTGCTGCTGTTAAAAGAAAAATTCCTATTAAACAAATTCCCATTCAAACCATCTACATTCATAAAAACAAAAGCTCCTATTACCATCCGATCAAAGACTCGCTAAAAATTTTCTCAATGATTGTTTCTGGTAGTGTAACAAAACAAAAAACGGAATGA
- a CDS encoding phosphate-starvation-inducible protein PsiE yields MASKALRKDAKIVPERKDEALQILDSLIIQLIVNVLDEKQIIERHILKERLANLVQLSNHDEELKETMHALVNQL; encoded by the coding sequence ATGGCAAGCAAAGCTTTAAGAAAAGATGCTAAAATTGTACCTGAACGTAAAGATGAAGCATTGCAAATCCTTGATAGTTTAATTATTCAATTAATTGTAAATGTTCTTGATGAAAAACAAATCATTGAACGCCATATTTTAAAAGAGCGCCTTGCAAACTTAGTTCAACTTTCCAATCATGATGAAGAATTAAAAGAAACAATGCATGCTCTTGTAAACCAATTATAA
- a CDS encoding group II intron maturase-specific domain-containing protein, with protein sequence MKNKVREITSRKMPYPMEYRIQKLNQYLMGWCGYFALADTKSIFLELDKWIRRRLRMCLWKNWKKPKTKIRNLIQLGVPQWQAYEWGNTRKGYWRISNSPILHRTLGNSYWRNQGLKSLEARYENLRQ encoded by the coding sequence ATGAAGAATAAAGTTCGTGAAATCACATCACGCAAGATGCCCTACCCGATGGAATACCGCATTCAGAAACTGAATCAATATCTAATGGGATGGTGTGGATATTTTGCGTTAGCAGACACCAAATCTATATTCCTTGAATTAGACAAATGGATTCGTAGAAGACTTCGAATGTGCCTATGGAAGAACTGGAAGAAACCGAAAACAAAGATACGCAACCTTATTCAACTTGGCGTACCACAATGGCAAGCGTATGAATGGGGAAATACTCGGAAGGGTTATTGGCGTATTTCAAATAGTCCAATATTACACAGAACCCTTGGTAACTCCTATTGGAGAAACCAAGGGCTGAAAAGTCTTGAAGCTCGTTATGAAAACTTGCGTCAATGA
- a CDS encoding YpzG family protein, whose translation MTKKDLPTLRNRSIKPKYQKSLINGQTEISLHNQLLRTDAKARQY comes from the coding sequence ATGACTAAGAAGGATCTTCCGACATTAAGAAACCGAAGCATTAAGCCAAAATATCAAAAATCTCTAATCAATGGCCAAACGGAAATATCTCTTCACAACCAATTATTGAGAACGGATGCAAAGGCAAGACAATATTAA
- the hemQ gene encoding hydrogen peroxide-dependent heme synthase: MSEAAFTLDGWYCLHDYRAIDWTSWKLLPEEERQAALDEFYEYLDKLEEVHQAKTGSHAFYSTIGQKADFMLMILRETPEEIQELENEFNKLKIADYTIPTYTYFSVVELSNYLGDSDEDPYQNPYVRSRLYPELPRTKYICFYPMDKRRLLDDNWYMLPMDERRKLMRSHGEIGRKYAGKVKQIITGSTGLDDHEWGVTLFSDDMLQFKKIVYEMRFDEASARFGEFGEFLVGTLLDKEKFTKLVNVK, from the coding sequence ATGAGCGAAGCAGCATTTACTTTAGACGGCTGGTACTGCCTACATGATTATCGCGCTATCGACTGGACTTCTTGGAAATTGCTCCCTGAAGAAGAACGTCAAGCAGCATTAGATGAATTCTACGAATACCTTGATAAATTAGAGGAAGTTCACCAAGCAAAAACTGGCTCCCATGCTTTTTATTCTACAATCGGACAAAAAGCGGACTTTATGTTAATGATTCTTCGCGAAACGCCTGAAGAAATCCAAGAATTAGAAAATGAATTTAATAAATTAAAAATTGCTGATTATACGATTCCAACATATACTTATTTCTCTGTTGTGGAACTTTCCAACTATTTAGGCGATTCTGACGAAGATCCATATCAAAACCCATATGTTCGTTCCCGTTTATATCCGGAACTCCCACGAACAAAATATATTTGTTTCTATCCAATGGACAAACGCCGTCTATTAGATGACAACTGGTATATGTTGCCAATGGATGAACGCCGCAAATTAATGCGCTCTCATGGCGAAATCGGCCGCAAATATGCAGGCAAAGTGAAACAAATAATTACAGGCTCCACTGGTTTAGACGACCATGAATGGGGCGTAACACTCTTCTCCGACGATATGCTGCAATTTAAGAAAATTGTATATGAAATGCGATTTGATGAAGCTTCCGCCCGCTTTGGCGAATTTGGCGAATTCCTTGTAGGTACTTTATTAGATAAAGAAAAATTTACAAAACTTGTAAACGTCAAATAA
- a CDS encoding YqhV family protein, with amino-acid sequence MESALLYMVLLRLLSGSIEITTATLMWKFNDLEKALMLNSMLALVGPTILILTTAIGISGLSEKISFLKMLCLFSGIVLVIIGMKIK; translated from the coding sequence TTGGAAAGCGCACTTCTTTACATGGTTCTGCTTAGATTGTTATCCGGCAGCATTGAAATTACCACAGCCACTCTTATGTGGAAATTCAACGACTTGGAAAAAGCATTGATGCTTAATTCTATGTTGGCATTAGTGGGGCCAACCATTTTAATTCTAACAACTGCAATCGGCATCAGCGGGCTCTCTGAGAAAATCTCCTTCTTAAAAATGCTCTGTCTTTTTTCAGGCATTGTGCTTGTCATCATCGGCATGAAAATCAAATAA
- a CDS encoding thioredoxin family protein — MKLASLDEVNTFIEQNPLAFIYISRKDCGVCHALLPQVEKLLENYPCIAFGVIDAEKVKKVAGRFSVFSVPALLFFVEGKEYFREARFVHMDILKEKINKIVRLYEG; from the coding sequence ATGAAACTTGCTTCATTGGATGAAGTGAATACATTTATTGAACAAAATCCCCTTGCATTCATTTATATTTCAAGAAAAGATTGCGGGGTTTGCCATGCGCTGCTTCCTCAAGTGGAAAAGCTTTTAGAAAACTATCCCTGCATAGCTTTTGGAGTAATCGACGCAGAAAAGGTGAAGAAAGTGGCGGGGCGTTTTTCAGTTTTCTCTGTTCCAGCATTGTTGTTTTTTGTGGAAGGAAAGGAATATTTCCGAGAAGCCCGATTTGTGCATATGGACATATTGAAAGAAAAAATCAATAAAATTGTAAGGCTGTATGAGGGGTAA
- a CDS encoding DedA family protein — METWIQRIMEDFGYIGVFLLIMLENLFPPIPSEVILTFGGFMTTFTDLTVTGVIIASTLGSVAGGIILYGIGLLLDVERLVKIVDKYGRILRLTRKDVYKADAWFDHYGFWTVFFGRFVPVIRSLISIPAGMSNMKFWLFLLLTTLGTLIWNTVLVHVGAALGDNWTKIVEVMDVYSHIAYVVIVIAFLLFVIWYVRKKQFLKK, encoded by the coding sequence ATGGAAACATGGATTCAGAGAATCATGGAGGATTTTGGATATATAGGCGTCTTCTTATTAATTATGTTAGAAAACTTGTTTCCTCCAATTCCCTCAGAGGTCATTTTAACCTTTGGCGGCTTTATGACGACTTTTACGGATTTAACGGTTACGGGAGTCATTATTGCTTCAACCCTTGGATCGGTGGCGGGAGGAATTATTTTATACGGCATTGGTTTGCTGTTGGATGTGGAGCGTCTTGTCAAAATCGTTGATAAATACGGGCGCATTTTAAGATTAACGAGAAAAGATGTTTATAAAGCGGATGCTTGGTTTGACCATTACGGCTTTTGGACAGTCTTTTTCGGCCGATTTGTACCGGTCATCCGCAGTTTAATCTCCATTCCGGCCGGTATGAGCAATATGAAGTTTTGGCTGTTCCTTTTATTGACGACGTTGGGAACTTTGATTTGGAATACGGTGTTGGTGCATGTTGGGGCTGCCCTTGGAGATAATTGGACAAAAATTGTAGAAGTGATGGATGTTTATTCGCATATTGCATATGTTGTGATTGTCATTGCTTTTTTACTATTTGTGATATGGTACGTCCGGAAAAAGCAGTTTTTAAAAAAATAA
- a CDS encoding lipoate--protein ligase family protein has translation MHSMLKQKTWRFIDQSMSCHRTPLESFAMDDTLCHLVGQGLSAPVVRTWVHHPYVVLGIQDHRMPFIQEGIEMLKKAHYEAIVRNSGGLAVVLDKGILNISIVLSEAPGSISIHTGYEVMLQFVKLLFPEAAEEIQAYEIVGSYCPGSYDLSIGGKKFAGISQRRLRNGVAVQIYLCIEGSGSERAELIKELYETSLKGKETKFQYPKIQPDVMASLSELLNRPITVQETVIQVQQLLASLSEKVLFQPLEGDELELYSFYLKRVLERNEKMLGKNT, from the coding sequence ATGCATTCAATGTTAAAGCAAAAAACGTGGCGTTTCATCGATCAATCCATGTCCTGTCATCGAACTCCCCTGGAATCTTTCGCAATGGATGATACGCTTTGTCATTTAGTCGGTCAAGGTTTGTCCGCACCTGTTGTCCGCACTTGGGTTCACCATCCATATGTTGTGTTGGGTATTCAAGATCATCGTATGCCTTTTATTCAAGAGGGTATTGAGATGTTAAAAAAAGCTCATTATGAAGCCATTGTAAGAAATTCCGGCGGGCTTGCCGTTGTGCTGGACAAAGGAATTTTAAATATTTCCATCGTACTTTCTGAAGCGCCTGGTTCTATTAGTATTCATACTGGGTATGAAGTGATGCTGCAATTTGTGAAACTCTTATTTCCAGAAGCAGCTGAAGAGATTCAAGCTTATGAGATTGTCGGTTCTTATTGCCCGGGTTCCTATGATTTGAGCATCGGAGGAAAGAAATTTGCTGGAATCTCTCAGCGCAGATTGCGAAACGGTGTGGCTGTACAGATTTATTTATGTATTGAGGGAAGTGGAAGCGAGCGGGCGGAATTAATTAAAGAATTGTATGAAACGAGTTTAAAAGGGAAAGAGACAAAATTTCAGTATCCGAAAATTCAACCGGACGTGATGGCAAGTTTAAGTGAGTTGTTAAATCGTCCGATTACCGTTCAAGAAACAGTCATTCAAGTTCAGCAACTGCTCGCTTCGCTGTCTGAAAAAGTATTGTTCCAACCGCTTGAAGGCGACGAATTAGAATTATATTCTTTTTATTTAAAAAGAGTGTTGGAGCGGAATGAAAAAATGCTTGGAAAAAATACGTAG
- the corA gene encoding magnesium/cobalt transporter CorA produces MIYYIGITKDGHLEKGDSLNHFDITRYTWYWVDFSEPKEEEIQHLSNTFHFHPLAIEDCVQDLQRPKLDYFNHYTFFVTHTLREEEGELIKEEIDFFVGETFIITFHKQPSVEVTKVWNELIGLRSTQQWDPYYVFYEILDKIVDNYFPIVYKIEDELEQIIVQQAELQQMNDLMETRNRLLQLLHSVNPMRDLLYRMLNSHHLNLNQIEERREYFSNIHDHLLKLSEMVMSNREVTADIRDSYISLNAHLTNNVMKLLTIITSIFAPLTFIAGIYGMNFRYIPELTWKYGYFVTLFFMVAIGASMLMWFKKKKWF; encoded by the coding sequence ATGATTTATTATATTGGGATCACAAAGGATGGCCATTTGGAAAAAGGAGATTCTTTAAATCATTTTGACATTACAAGATATACGTGGTATTGGGTGGATTTTAGCGAACCGAAGGAAGAAGAAATTCAGCATTTATCCAATACATTCCATTTCCATCCGTTGGCGATTGAAGATTGTGTGCAAGACCTTCAGCGTCCAAAGTTGGATTATTTTAATCATTATACTTTTTTTGTCACCCATACCCTCCGTGAAGAAGAGGGTGAACTAATTAAAGAAGAGATTGATTTTTTCGTAGGAGAAACATTCATCATTACATTTCATAAACAGCCTTCAGTGGAGGTGACAAAAGTATGGAATGAATTGATTGGGCTAAGATCTACTCAACAATGGGATCCATATTACGTTTTCTATGAAATCTTGGACAAAATCGTCGACAATTATTTTCCAATTGTTTACAAAATAGAAGATGAGCTTGAACAAATTATTGTTCAGCAAGCAGAACTTCAGCAAATGAATGACTTGATGGAAACGAGAAATAGGCTCCTTCAATTGCTGCATTCGGTTAATCCAATGAGGGACTTGCTTTATCGTATGTTGAACTCCCATCATTTAAATTTAAATCAAATCGAGGAAAGAAGAGAATATTTTTCAAATATCCACGACCATCTATTAAAATTATCGGAAATGGTCATGTCCAATCGTGAAGTGACGGCGGATATCCGGGATAGCTATATCTCCTTAAATGCCCATTTAACTAACAATGTCATGAAGCTTCTCACAATTATTACATCCATATTTGCGCCGTTGACTTTTATTGCGGGCATCTACGGAATGAATTTCCGGTATATTCCAGAATTAACTTGGAAGTATGGTTATTTTGTAACCCTTTTTTTCATGGTGGCCATCGGTGCATCAATGCTTATGTGGTTTAAAAAGAAAAAATGGTTTTAA
- a CDS encoding pyridoxamine 5'-phosphate oxidase family protein, which produces MRGIMHNVKRAISLDEAYQFLKTAKVAHVATVGDDGYPYVIPFVFVYEEGTKLYLHIGNLRESHFWENIKKNPRVCIEVCEMGAIVPGKKYACQSALGYMSVVVFGKTHRIEDEQKKTWFYDCLWKKYGDPNWQFEKGGYPALPKTEVFEVDIETITGKWSDAMSH; this is translated from the coding sequence ATGAGAGGAATTATGCATAATGTAAAAAGGGCTATTTCACTGGATGAGGCTTATCAATTTTTAAAAACAGCAAAAGTGGCTCATGTGGCAACCGTTGGAGATGACGGCTATCCTTATGTCATTCCATTTGTTTTTGTGTATGAGGAAGGGACAAAATTATATTTGCACATAGGAAATTTAAGGGAAAGCCACTTTTGGGAAAATATTAAAAAGAATCCGAGGGTATGCATTGAAGTATGCGAGATGGGGGCAATTGTTCCAGGGAAAAAATATGCCTGCCAGTCGGCATTAGGTTACATGAGCGTTGTAGTGTTTGGAAAAACTCACCGCATTGAAGATGAACAAAAGAAAACATGGTTTTATGATTGCCTTTGGAAAAAGTACGGGGACCCGAATTGGCAATTTGAAAAAGGCGGTTATCCAGCCTTGCCAAAAACAGAAGTGTTTGAAGTGGATATTGAAACCATTACAGGGAAATGGAGCGATGCAATGAGCCATTAA